In Lachancea thermotolerans CBS 6340 chromosome H complete sequence, a single genomic region encodes these proteins:
- the RTP1 gene encoding Rtp1p (similar to uniprot|Q12751 Saccharomyces cerevisiae YMR185W Protein required for cell viability), whose amino-acid sequence MSENPKTKSIESVLSKRPEFTNDTPLDRFFESLGEYFSRIKDDSGSPLYEELGCASNAEFVAFLLGQLEVLKSILKENSSGKATNTLVPISLHDMKYFDLLVNLIVVHGICANLPPGIGIPLDQRRIENFRQVDKRFEIHSRHTVSFDTLARVSDVLYGVLTFAPLKENTIGSLLLKGTGFADLITALIVLYHEVQSSRNKVSSMFERIENLQETYQLFSVYTLLVHTTSKAEYRQFVLTKLSTLPIRRQNGVISLVDFVVGVREDEEIDVTKFKRVAEILVSKPKNMTSVTYFTELFSQIYEGLALINKPILVSCLNNVVTEFYFKNKRIVYDFLFKKIAAVLYNTSLQEFSTKTLNDTMNVLISLSKNPSIEVTQELSTYGGEKFYLTLWIYCLFLKKHQKLQPNDGSQQPSVAYYNVVLGMLKTYIIINSDYQALDDIVLNLVNFDHETWGYSIDLETQLPYVRLIGEKNIGDELTSIGSVNTDQKIKRVQEVFLDIDCAVLLFVELLKLLNEPEVVKEIFLSVMNRWVVSTNKANKDNSQLPGDVQNSLLILVDLKLLEKMDESFKSDIIKKPRDVLKLINDLLEFPSPDEEERDDQPDSDDEDEDGEEEADEEEAFQIEQAPSPNTYVTLLKLLSAIIDTTPRKELHKSSDILESISKTLHGHGDDAQAQSIMGRIRDLQENNAGAGQPLGDFSELDADNEFLQKAMANVNDALVPVRAHGLYELRQLIERRSPVIDLNYVLEVHARQLRDKEPFVYLNAIKGLTSLCEIEPERTLNYLLNLFRNRGSKNSLDNTLKVGEVLLNYITLQNELFGGESAGTLVAICLEKIQQHENLDNRLRMSAMSILGICLQTNPRGVRAQIPDILDCAFNILKLENGTQSSSSNLVRRSAIHLLHSLVSSSDLTLFPSQYGGSRLVSLLNYVKEKDDDYLVCEQASALLTVVKVLQVS is encoded by the coding sequence ATGAGCGAGAATCCGAAGACCAAGAGTATAGAGAGTGTACTTAGCAAGCGACCTGAATTTACAAATGACACACCCTTAGACAGGTTTTTTGAGAGCCTGGGCGAATACTTCTCACGGATCAAAGACGATTCAGGTTCACCCCTGTATGAAGAACTGGGGTGCGCAAGTAACGCTGAATTCGTTGCGTTCCTTCTGGGCCAGCTGGAGGTTCTGAAGTCAATACTGAAGGAGAATAGCAGTGGGAAGGCCACTAACACCCTAGTGCCAATATCACTTCATGATATGAAGTATTTTGACCTTTTGGTGAACTTGATTGTAGTTCACGGAATCTGCGCCAACTTGCCCCCTGGAATCGGAATACCTTTGGATCAAAGAAGGATTGAAAACTTCCGTCAAGTTGATAaacgttttgaaattcattCACGTCATACTGTGAGCTTTGATACATTAGCCCGTGTTAGCGATGTTCTTTACGGCGTCTTAACGTTTGCGCCCTTGAAGGAAAACACGATAGGAAGTCTGCTTCTAAAGGGTACTGGCTTTGCGGATTTAATAACAGCTCTCATTGTCTTGTACCATGAAGttcaaagttctcgaaaCAAGGTATCGAGTATGTTTGAGCGAATCGaaaatcttcaagagaCATACCAGTTGTTCTCTGTTTACACTTTACTTGTGCACACGACTTCCAAGGCCGAGTACCGCCAATTTGTATTGACAAAGCTGTCCACCCTTCCCATAAGAAGACAAAATGGTGTCATCAGCCTTGTTGACTTTGTGGTCGGAGTAAGAGAGGATGAGGAAATCGACGTTACGAAGTTCAAACGAGTTGCTGAGATTCTTGTTTCCAAGCCAAAGAACATGACTAGTGTCACATATTTTACGGAACTCTTCTCTCAAATTTATGAAGGCCTTGCGTTAATAAATAAGCCCATCCTTGTGAGCTGCCTGAACAATGTGGTGACTGAGTTctacttcaaaaacaagaggATCGTCTATGactttcttttcaagaagattgCAGCAGTGCTCTACAACACATCTTTGCAAGAATTTTCGACTAAAACGTTGAATGATACCATGAACGTTCTCATATCTCTGTCAAAAAACCCAAGTATTGAGGTTACTCAAGAGCTTTCTACATATGGCGGTGAGAAGTTTTACTTGACTTTATGGATATACTGcctatttttgaagaaacatcaaaaactacaaCCTAATGATGGTTCTCAACAGCCAAGTGTAGCCTACTACAACGTTGTCCTTGGGATGCTTAAGACTTACATTATTATCAACTCAGATTATCAGGCGCTTGATGATATAGTGCTTAATCTGGTAAACTTTGACCATGAGACCTGGGGGTACAGCATCGATCTAGAAACTCAGTTGCCTTATGTGCGCCTTATAGGCGAGAAAAACATTGGAGATGAGTTGACAAGTATCGGATCGGTCAACACGGATCAAAAGATTaaaagagttcaagaagttttcttAGACATAGATTGTGCAGTGCTTCTTTTCGTTGAGTTGCTTAAACTCCTCAATGAGCCTGAAGTTGTAAAGGAAATATTTTTGTCGGTGATGAACCGCTGGGTTGTAAGCACTAATAAGGCTAATAAAGATAACTCCCAGCTTCCTGGCGACGTTCAAAACAGTTTACTTATATTGGTTGACCTGAAGCTACTTGAGAAAATGGATGagtccttcaaaagcgaCATAATCAAAAAGCCTCGCGATGTGCTTAAACTTATCAACGACTTGCTGGAGTTCCCTTCCCCAGACGAAGAGGAGCGAGATGATCAACCCGACtctgatgatgaagatgaggatggcgaggaagaagctgacgaggaagaggcttttcaaattgAGCAAGCGCCGTCCCCTAACACTTACGTAACTCTCctgaagcttctttccGCTATTATTGACACTACACCGCGGAAAGAGCTTCACAAGTCCAGCGATATTCTTGAATCCATTTCCAAGACATTGCATGGTCATGGCGACGACGCACAAGCACAGTCAATAATGGGACGAATCCGTGACCTTCAGGAAAATAATGCGGGTGCTGGTCAGCCACTTGGAGACTTCAGCGAGCTGGATGCAGACAACgagtttttgcaaaagGCCATGGCGAATGTCAACGATGCATTGGTTCCTGTGCGTGCTCACGGGCTATACGAGTTACGGCAACTTATTGAACGCAGGTCTCCGGTGATAGACTTAAATTATGTTCTCGAGGTGCATGCTCGCCAATTGCGCGATAAAGAGCCATTTGTGTACCTCAATGCCATAAAAGGGCTTACATCCCTTTGTGAGATTGAACCTGAGAGGACTTTGAATTaccttttgaatcttttcCGCAATCGCGGTTCGAAGAATTCATTGGACAACACCCTGAAAGTTGGTGAGGTTCTGCTCAACTACATTACCCTTCaaaatgaactttttggtggCGAGTCCGCGGGCACTCTCGTTGCAATATGTCTCGAAAAAATCCAGCAACATGAAAACCTCGATAATCGCCTTCGGATGTCGGCCATGTCGATATTGGGTATCTGTCTTCAAACTAATCCACGGGGCGTGCGCGCGCAAATACCGGATATTTTGGATTGTGCcttcaacatcttgaaGCTAGAAAACGGGACTCagagcagctcttcgaaccTCGTTCGCCGAAGCGCCATTCACTTATTGCATTCACTTGTCTCAAGCTCTGACCTCACTCTATTTCCTTCCCAGTACGGTGGATCGCGCCTGGTTAGCCTCTTAAACTACgtgaaagagaaagatgatGATTACTTAGTATGTGAACAAGCAAGTGCTCTCCTTACAGTTGTTAAAGTTTTACAAGTCTCCTGA
- the YAR1 gene encoding Yar1p (similar to uniprot|P46683 Saccharomyces cerevisiae YPL239W YAR1), with product MSLHSDPLDQEDQDAIILDARCGDLESLKDIFTNLVDPKLIVTCRDAVTQSTPLHMAAANGHKEVMQYLASLVTDGAELKKWVNSQNETGNTALHWASLNGSLECVKFLCEELGADPFIRNNFDHDAIFEAERGNKEEVENFYPQKYDVEPENDETAQAESVEIKEGTEIEQVTKEATEALRLETDKLSLSEDRGQS from the coding sequence ATGAGCTTACATTCCGACCCGCTggatcaagaagaccagGACGCTATTATCCTAGACGCAAGATGCGGAGATCTTGAATCGTTAAAGGACATCTTCACAAATTTGGTAGACCCAAAACTTATTGTTACATGCCGCGACGCTGTGACACAGTCCACTCCCCTGCATATGGCTGCCGCAAATGGCCACAAAGAGGTGATGCAGTACCTTGCGTCCCTTGTGACTGATGGCGCTGAGCTCAAAAAGTGGGTGAACTCGCAAAACGAAACGGGCAACACAGCCTTGCACTGGGCTTCACTGAACGGGAGCTTGGAATGCGTAAAGTTTCTATGTGAGGAGCTTGGCGCAGACCCATTCATCAGAAACAATTTCGATCATGACGCGATCTTTGAAGCCGAGCGTGGTaacaaagaagaggttGAAAACTTCTATCCACAGAAATACGACGTTGAGCCAGAAAACGATGAGACTGCTCAAGCGGAAAGCGTTGAGATCAAGGAGGGTACTGAGATCGAGCAGGTTACAAAGGAAGCTACAGAGGCGCTTAGACTTGAGACGGACAAGCTTAGCCTGAGCGAAGACAGGGGGCAAAGCTAA
- the SUI3 gene encoding translation initiation factor eIF2 subunit beta (similar to uniprot|P09064 Saccharomyces cerevisiae YPL237W SUI3 Beta subunit of the translation initiation factor eIF2 involved in the identification of the start codon), translated as MSDLANELGFDPNLKKKKKSKKVAPEDVETTVEGSNGDDLFAGLKKKKKKSKEAKGTNDIDSVVDEVGEALGELKLKKKKKKSKEPSFDDFEKELEKAGVAPATQDNSRESSLVPGEDSAIQQNVGLPYTDLLSRFFQTLRTNNPELAGDRSGPKFRIPPPVCQRDGKKTIFCNIQEISEKLQRNPEHLIQYLFAELGTSGSVDGQRRLVMKGKFMPKQMENVLRRYILEYVTCKTCKSINTDLRKEQSNRLFFLVCKSCGSTRSVSSIKTGFQAIVGKRRRM; from the coding sequence ATGTCCGACTTAGCAAACGAACTGGGATTTGACCCGAACctaaaaaagaagaagaagtccaAGAAGGTAGCCCCAGAGGATGTGGAAACCACTGTAGAAGGTAGTAACGGCGATGATCTTTTTGCGGGCctaaagaagaagaagaagaagtccaAGGAAGCAAAGGGCACTAATGACATAGATAGCGTCGTTGACGAGGTGGGCGAGGCCCTGGGCGAGctaaaactcaaaaagaagaagaagaagtcaaaGGAACCTAGCTTCgatgactttgaaaaggagtTGGAGAAGGCAGGTGTCGCGCCAGCTACGCAAGACAACAGCAGAGAGTCATCTTTGGTACCCGGTGAGGACTCAGCAATCCAGCAAAATGTCGGCCTCCCTTACACTGATCTGCTTTCGAGATTTTTCCAGACCCTCAGAACAAACAACCCCGAACTTGCGGGCGACAGGAGCGGACCTAAGTTCAGGATTCCTCCTCCTGTTTGCCAGCGTGATGGTAAGAAGACCATCTTCTGCAATATTCAAGAgatttctgaaaaattacAGAGAAACCCAGAGCATTTGATCCAGTACCTGTTCGCTGAACTGGGTACTTCAGGTTCCGTGGATGGCCAAAGAAGACTGGTCATGAAGGGTAAATTCATGCCCAAACAGATGGAAAACGTGCTGAGAAGATACATCTTGGAATACGTTACCTGTAAGACCTGCAAAAGTATTAATACCGATTTGCGTAAGGAACAATCGAATAGATTATTCTTTTTGGTGTGTAAGAGCTGTGGTTCTACCAGATCAGTTTCCTCCATTAAGACCGGTTTCCAAGCTATTGTCggcaaaagaagaagaatgtGA
- the ADD37 gene encoding Add37p (weakly similar to uniprot|Q03233 Saccharomyces cerevisiae YMR184W Hypothetical ORF): MLNRTQSFQNCRETDVPGYNDCPNFIYPSKGASGARKARFSVEDTCGNTKPAVAPPPPVRRVKSQQETATPLKGKSELLEELDRLFARNSNLPPAEFQYHKNKVLTNIDQSLSHDHGCQVMSRAMTCIGEKEQLKKVIMEWMMSDTSTSKWCPSFLKIAGNVAL; this comes from the coding sequence ATGTTAAATCGCActcagagctttcagaaTTGCAGAGAAACTGACGTCCCAGGTTATAATGATTGTCCTAACTTCATATATCCTTCCAAGGGTGCATCTGGGGCTAGGAAGGCGCGCTTTTCAGTAGAAGATACCTGTGGCAACACGAAGCCTGCAGTAGCACCGCCCCCACCGGTAAGGCGTGTGAAATCACAGCAAGAGACGGCGACGCCACTCAAAGGAAAGAGCGAGTTACTGGAAGAATTAGATAGACTATTCGCACGCAACTCCAACTTGCCTCCTGCGGAGTTTCAGTatcacaaaaacaaagtgCTCACGAATATAGATCAAAGCCTAAGTCATGACCATGGCTGCCAAGTTATGAGTCGGGCAATGACCTGCATCGGggaaaaagaacaactcAAAAAGGTGATTATGGAATGGATGATGTCGGACACTTCAACTAGCAAGTGGTGcccatctttcttgaaaatagcGGGAAACGTAGCTTTATAG
- the ENV7 gene encoding putative serine/threonine protein kinase ENV7 (similar to uniprot|Q7LGU7 Saccharomyces cerevisiae YPL236C Hypothetical ORF), which translates to MTFIGTLCGCCGSSQPSYVSVNGHRYHIKRLLGEGGFSFVYLVESRENGLMALKKIRCPFGSIGSISPAMKEVDNYQKFKSPYIAQIIDSQVVQERDGSKTVYILLPYFSKGSLQDEINRHLLDCTQVPELEVVRLALGVARGLLCIHDAAPADESDVTYSIVSAPYAEDSSLLNDLELDTFGESHQAYAHHDIKPSNIMISSEGMPVISDLGSCSRACVEINSRQALLQFQEWRSEHCTLTFMAPEILDVKLNSVITEKCDVWSFGCTIYTMCFGISPFEREEQISGASVTYSLTTGKYSIPSGTNYSSGLIDVVKKCLNVDPDGRPSVDELISLLMDLQSQLVS; encoded by the coding sequence ATGACTTTTATTGGCACCCTGTGCGGATGTTGTGGCAGCTCGCAGCCGTCGTACGTTTCTGTTAACGGCCACAGGTATCATATCAAGAGGCTACTAGGAGAGGGAGGATTCTCGTTTGTGTATCTAGTGGAATCAAGAGAGAACGGATTgatggctttgaaaaaaatcaGATGTCCGTTTGGCAGCATTGGTTCTATTTCACCCGCGATGAAAGAGGTTGACAACtatcaaaaattcaaaagccCTTATATCGCCCAAATCATCGATTCCCAGGTGGTGCAGGAGAGAGACGGGTCTAAAACAGTGTACATTCTACTGCCTTATTTCTCAAAAGGCTCACTCCAGGACGAAATAAATCGCCATTTGCTGGACTGCACACAAGttcctgagcttgaagtcgtGCGTTTGGCGCTGGGCGTCGCGCGTGGGTTGCTGTGCATACATGATGCAGCTCCAGCAGACGAAAGTGATGTTACCTATAGCATAGTGTCAGCACCTTACGCAGAAGATTCGTCTCTTTTAAATGACCTCGAGCTCGACACCTTCGGCGAGTCTCATCAAGCATACGCGCATCATGACATCAAACCCTCTAATATCATGATATCTTCTGAGGGGATGCCAGTAATCAGCGATCTCGGGTCATGTTCGCGAGCCTGCGTTGAAATCAACTCGCGCCAGGCGCTATTACAATTCCAAGAGTGGCGCTCTGAGCACTGTACCCTGACATTTATGGCGCCTGAAATTTTAGATGTTAAGCTCAACTCAGTGATAACTGAAAAGTGCGATGTTTGGTCGTTTGGGTGTACCATCTATACAATGTGTTTTGGAATTTCGCCATtcgaaagagaagagcAAATCAGTGGTGCCTCAGTAACCTACTCGCTGACCACAGGAAAGTATTCGATACCAAGTGGAACAAACTACAGCTCCGGCTTAATTGATGTGGtcaaaaaatgtttgaatGTCGACCCTGACGGTCGGCCTTCAGTCGACGAGCTAATTAGTCTGCTAATGGATCTGCAGAGTCAGCTTGTATCGTAA
- the RVB2 gene encoding RuvB family ATP-dependent DNA helicase reptin (highly similar to uniprot|Q12464 Saccharomyces cerevisiae YPL235W RVB2 RUVB-like protein TIP49b Homologue) encodes MSIQTSDSSSNDYGKALSLIAAHSHISGLGLDENLQPKATSQGMVGQSQARRAAGVILKMVQSGTIAGRAVLIAGPPSTGKTALAMGLSQSLGQDVPFTAIAGSEIFSLELSKTEALTQAFRKSIGVKIKEETELIEGEVVEIQIDKSITGGHKQGKLTIKTTDMETIYELGSKMIEGLTKEKVLAGDVISIDKASGKITKLGRSFARSRDYDAMGADTRFVQCPEGELQKRKSVVHTVSLHEIDVINSRTQGFLALFTGDTGEIRSEVRDQINTKVAEWKEEGKADIVPGVLFIDEVHMLDIECFSFINRALEDEFAPIVVMATNRGISRTRGTNYKSPHGLPLDLLDRSIIITTHNYNEQEIKTILSIRAQEEEVEVAPDALDLMTKIGLESSLRYASNLISVSQQIALKRKSNTVEIADIKRAYLLFLDSSRSVKFLQEYQPQYIDDEGKVQIASNMTGTDAMDTTA; translated from the coding sequence ATGTCTATCCAAACTAGCGACTCAAGTTCCAATGACTATGGAAAAGCCCTTTCATTGATCGCTGCCCACTCTCACATCTCAGGCTTGGGTTTGGATGAGAATTTGCAGCCCAAGGCCACATCTCAAGGTATGGTCGGCCAATCTCAGGCCCGCAGAGCTGCAGGTGTGATACTGAAAATGGTTCAGAGCGGTACAATCGCAGGGCGTGCTGTGCTAATCGCAGGTCCTCCCTCTACTGGTAAAACTGCGCTGGCTATGGGTCTCTCGCAGTCGCTGGGCCAAGATGTGCCATTCACGGCGATCGCCGGGTCTGAAATCTTCTCGCTAGAATTGAGCAAGACCGAGGCTCTCACACAGGCTTTCCGTAAGTCCATCGGTGTGaaaatcaaggaagaaacAGAGTTGATCGAAGGTGAAGTTGTGGAAATTCAAATCGACAAGTCCATCACAGGTGGCCACAAGCAGGGAAAGCTGACTATCAAAACCACAGACATGGAGACCATCTACGAGCTGGGTAGCAAGATGATTGAGGGTCTCACAAAGGAGAAAGTCCTTGCTGGAGACGTGATCTCCATTGATAAAGCCAGCGGTAAGATCACCAAGCTGGGCAGATCTTTCGCTAGATCTAGAGATTATGATGCTATGGGTGCTGACACTAGGTTTGTGCAGTGCCCTGAGggagagcttcaaaagagaaagtcTGTAGTCCACACGGTGTCTTTGCATGAGATCGACGTTATCAACTCTAGAACTCAAGGCTTCCTGGCTCTCTTCACAGGTGACACAGGAGAAATCAGATCCGAGGTCAGAGATCAGATTAACACCAAGGTTGCGGAATGGAAGGAAGAAGGCAAGGCAGATATCGTACCTGGTGTGTTGTTCATTGACGAAGTCCACATGTTAGACATCGAGTGCTTCTCTTTTATCAACCGTGCATTAGAAGACGAGTTTGCGCCAATTGTGGTTATGGCCACCAACAGAGGTATTTCTAGAACCAGGGGAACAAACTACAAGTCACCCCATGGGTTGCCTCTCGATCTTTTGGACAGATCCATTATAATAACCACTCACAATTACAACGAACAAGAAATTAAGACTATATTATCTATTAgagcacaagaagaagaggtcGAGGTGGCGCCAGATGCCTTGGATCTAATGACAAAGATAGGTTTGGAATCCAGTCTGCGTTACGCAAGCAACTTGATTTCTGTGTCACAACAAATAGCGCTCAAGCGTAAAAGCAACACTGTGGAGATCGCAGACATCAAGAGAGCCTACCTGTTATTCCTCGACAGCTCCAGGTCTGTCAAGTTCTTACAGGAATACCAGCCCCAATATATTGACGACGAGGGCAAGGTCCAAATAGCAAGCAACATGACTGGTACCGACGCAATGGACACCACCGCCTAA
- the VMA11 gene encoding H(+)-transporting V0 sector ATPase subunit c' (highly similar to uniprot|P32842 Saccharomyces cerevisiae YPL234C TFP3 vacuolar ATPase V0 domain subunit c'), protein MSEILPVDEYSPFFAPFFGFAGCAFAMVLSCLGAAIGTAKSGIGIAGIGTFKPELIMKSLIPVVMSGILAVYGLVVAVLIAGGLSPTEDYTLFNGFMHMSCGLCVGFACLSSGYAIGIVGDVGVRKFMHQPRLFVGIVLVLIFAEVLGLYGMIIALILNTRSSG, encoded by the coding sequence ATGTCTGAGATTCTACCTGTGGATGAATATTCTCCCTTTTTCGCGCCCTTCTTTGGGTTTGCGGGATGTGCCTTTGCTATGGTTTTGTCCTGTCTCGGAGCTGCGATAGGGACGGCGAAATCAGGTATCGGTATCGCCGGTATCGGTACCTTTAAGCCTGAGCTGATTATGAAGTCCTTGATCCCTGTGGTTATGAGTGGTATCCTTGCTGTTTACGGGCTAGTGGTAGCGGTCTTGATCGCCGGCGGTCTCTCGCCCACCGAAGATTACACACTCTTCAATGGTTTCATGCACATGAGCTGCGGGCTCTGTGTTGGTTTCGCATGCCTGAGCAGTGGGTATGCGATTGGCATTGTTGGTGACGTTGGAGTGAGAAAGTTTATGCATCAACCAAGACTTTTTGTGGGTATCGTGCTGGTCTTGATTTTTGCCGAAGTCCTGGGTCTATACGGTATGATTATCGCGTTGATCCTGAACACCAGAAGCTCTGGTTAA
- the NSL1 gene encoding MIND complex subunit NSL1 (similar to uniprot|Q6B152 Saccharomyces cerevisiae YPL233W NSL1 Essential component of the MIND kinetochore complex (Mtw1p Including Nnf1p-Nsl1p-Dsn1p) which joins kinetochore subunits contacting DNA to those contacting microtubules required for accurate chromosome segregation): protein MSTQPSKLDVRVEQVRSIYGQFQSILDEKVALHLPQEQDSIKGEVLLQLQKFLAEAMDMASDSLNVVNANERASLTELLAQSRQQFVDPFDLDLNEQVRKKYQEWEDQTVKVAQLRREAPRKLRESYENEAQLALQEADTLINSFSQETPAEQNGAGQAKEEPIELPNLPRLGEDYQEALKNLSAAKTQTPQNRAQIQKLEQLVAFLESELLAGS from the coding sequence ATGTCGACACagccttcaaagcttgacGTTAGAGTGGAGCAGGTTCGCAGTATCTACGGGCAGTTTCAGTCAATCCTGGATGAGAAAGTTGCGCTCCACCTACCACAAGAACAAGACTCCATAAAGGGCGAGGTCTTACTGCAGTTGCAAAAATTCCTTGCAGAGGCCATGGACATGGCGTCTGATTCACTGAACGTGGTAAACGCAAATGAACGCGCCTCGCTTACAGAGCTTTTGGCGCAGTCCAGGCAGCAGTTTGTCGACCCCTTCGACCTAGATTTAAACGAGCAAGTGAGGAAGAAATACCAGGAGTGGGAGGACCAAACAGTGAAGGTTGCCCAGCTGCGGCGTGAAGCGCCGCGCAAGCTGCGTGAGAGCTACGAAAACGAGGCTCAGCTGGCgctgcaagaagctgacACTTTAATAAACTCTTTTTCCCAGGAAACGCCCGCAGAGCAAAACGGAGCTGGGCAGGCGAAGGAAGAGCCTATTGAGCTCCCGAACCTGCCACGTTTAGGGGAAGACTACCAAGAGGCATTGAAAAACCTTTCCGCCGCTAAAACACAAACGCCCCAAAACCGTGCTCAAATACAGAAGCTTGAGCAACTGGTAGCGTTTCTTGAGTCTGAGCTATTGGCAGGAAGCTAA
- the SSO1 gene encoding syntaxin (highly similar to uniprot|P32867 Saccharomyces cerevisiae YPL232W SSO1 encode syntaxin homolog act in late stages of secretion post-Golgi t-SNARE) — protein MSYNNPYQNDNPYTENYAMQDSVGHAQSGGDFVTFMNGINQINVELDDYANLINQIDSSQRRLLTEVNEDQELAMRQHLDGLVSRASDLQYQLRNKIKSAQQQGASDPSKQAQAENSRQRFLKLIQDYRITEANYKEQNKDQAKRQYRIIQPEATDDEVEAAISDVGGQQIFSQALLNANRRGEAKTALAEVQARHQELLKLEKTMAELTQLFNDMEQLVIEQQENIEVIDKNVEDAQQDVEQGVGHTNKAVKSARRARKNKIRCILILVVIVIVIVLAIALPLGLRK, from the coding sequence ATGAGTTACAACAATCCATATCAAAACGATAACCCGTATACCGAGAACTATGCTATGCAGGACAGTGTAGGACACGCACAGTCCGGAGGGGACTTCGTGACGTTTATGAATGGCATAAACCAGATCAATGTGGAGTTGGACGATTATGCCAACCTTATCAACCAAATCGATTCGAGCCAAAGAAGACTTTTGACGGAAGTCAATGAAGACCAAGAGTTGGCCATGAGACAGCATCTTGACGGCCTCGTTTCGCGTGCGTCTGATTTGCAGTATCAGTTGAGAAACAAGATAAAAAGTGCACAACAACAGGGTGCCTCGGACCCCAGCAAACAGGCACAAGCAGAGAACTCGAGGCAGcggttcttgaagttgatcCAGGACTACCGGATTACCGAGGCTAATTATAAAGAGCAAAATAAAGACCAAGCCAAGAGACAATACCGCATCATTCAGCCCGAGGCGACCGATGACGAAGTTGAAGCGGCCATCAGCGATGTGGGAGGACAACAAATCTTTTCGCAGGCCCTCCTGAACGCGAATAGACGTGGGGAGGCCAAGACCGCCTTGGCCGAGGTCCAGGCCAGACACCAGGAGTTGCtgaagttggagaagaCCATGGCTGAGCTGACCCAGCTATTTAACGATATGGAGCAGCTTGTTATCGAGCAGCAGGAAAACATTGAAGTAATTGACAAGAACGTTGAGGACGCCCAGCAAGATGTCGAGCAGGGTGTCGGCCACACCAACAAGGCCGTGAAGAGCGCCAGAAGGGCACGTAAAAACAAGATCAGATGTATCCTTATCTTGGTCGTGATCGTGATCGTCATTGTTCTCGCCATTGCCCTGCCCCTGGGTTTGAGGAAATGA